A genome region from Arachis duranensis cultivar V14167 chromosome 6, aradu.V14167.gnm2.J7QH, whole genome shotgun sequence includes the following:
- the LOC107492345 gene encoding short-chain dehydrogenase reductase 3b isoform X1, producing MQKQSRLEGKVALITGAASGIGEETVRLFAENGAYIIVADVQDDLGHQVIASIGSDRITYRHCDVRDENQVEETVNFTLEKHGRIDILFSNAGILGSLSGILDLDLKDFDNTIAINVRGVAATIKHAARAMVAKKIRGSIICTTSVAATLGGTGPHNYTTSKHALLGLVRSTCSELGGYGIRVNSVSPYGVATPLSCKPFNLGPDEVEASTLEYGNLKGVVLKARHIAEAALYLASDESGYVSGHNLVVDGGFTVVNGSFSASYNLFTNS from the exons ATGCAGAAACAAAG TAGGTTGGAGGGTAAGGTGGCTCTAATCACGGGAGCAGCCAGTGGAATCGGAGAAGAAACGGTGAGACTCTTCGCCGAAAACGGAGCCTATATCATCGTCGCCGATGTTCAAGACGATCTCGGTCATCAAGTCATAGCTTCAATAGGCTCCGATAGAATCACCTACCGTCACTGTGACGTGAGAGACGAGAATCAGGTTGAAGAGACCGTCAATTTCACCTTGGAAAAGCACGGCCGCATCGATATCCTCTTCAGCAACGCCGGTATACTTGGGTCCCTTTCCGGTATCCTCGACCTTGATCTCAAAGATTTCGATAACACCATTGCCATCAACGTTCGCGGAGTGGCGGCAACGATAAAGCACGCGGCACGCGCCATGGTTGCAAAGAAAATCCGCGGCTCCATCATATGCACGACGAGCGTGGCGGCCACGTTGGGCGGAACGGGTCCTCACAACTACACGACATCGAAGCACGCGCTCTTGGGGCTCGTGAGATCGACGTGCAGTGAACTTGGCGGTTATGGAATCAGAGTTAATAGTGTTTCGCCTTACGGAGTTGCAACGCCACTTTCATGTAAGCCGTTTAATCTTGGTCCTGATGAGGTAGAAGCTTCTACTTTGGAATATGGGAATCTGAAAGGGGTGGTGTTGAAGGCTCGGCATATTGCGGAGGCGGCGTTGTACCTTGCTTCAGATGAATCTGGTTACGTGAGTGGGCATAACTTGGTGGTTGATGGTGGATTCACGGTGGTTAATGGCAGCTTCTCTGCAAGTTATAATTTGTTCACGAATAGTTAG
- the LOC107492342 gene encoding chorismate synthase, chloroplastic isoform X4 — protein sequence MESLMGEVLVVSLMGVLLASLSPSLTCKLILTEVLVYRRPGQSKITTPRKETDTCKIFSGVFEGLTTGTPIHVFVPSTDQRGRDYSELSSGYRPSHADATYDMKYGIRSVQGGGRSSARETIGRVASGAVAKKILKDFAGTEILAYVSQVHKVVLPEDLIDNETVTLDQIESNIVRCPDPEYAEKMIAAIDAVRVRGDSVGVVTCIVRNCPRGIGSPVFDKLEAELAKAAMSLPATKGFQFGSGFAGTFLTGSEHNDEFYIDEHGRTRTRTNRSGGIQGGISNGEIINMRIAFKPTSTIAKEQNTVTRDKKETTLRVGGRHDPCVVPRAVPVVEAMVGLVLVVQLMAQYAQCNLFPVNSDLQEPLLPVLQPEEVPF from the exons ATGGAGAGTCTCATGGGAGAGGTGTTGGTTGTGTCATTGATGGGTGTCCTCCTCGCATCCCTCTCTCCGAGTCTGACGTGCAAGTTGATCTTGACAGAAG TTCTTGTGTATAGGAGGCCAGGCCAAAGCAAAATTACAACTCCTAGAAAGGAGACTGATACGTGTAAAATATTTTCAGGAGTCTTCGAAG GACTTACTACTGGAACTCCAATCCATGTATTTGTACCTAGTACTGATCAAAGAGGACGT GACTATAGTGAGTTGTCATCAGGTTATAGGCCTTCCCATGCTGATGCAACCTACGACATGAAGTATGGTATCAGATCAGTTCAG GGGGGTGGTAGATCTTCTGCAAGAGAAACCATTGGAAGGGTTGCTTCTGGTGCTGTTGCTAAAAAAATCCTTAAGGATTTTGCAGGAACTGAG ATTCTTGCATATGTGTCTCAAGTTCACAAGGTTGTTCTGCCAGAGGACTTAATTGATAATGAGACTGTGACACTTGATCAG ATCGAGAGCAACATTGTTCGATGTCCTGACCCTGAATATGCAGAGAAGATGATAGCTGCTATTGATGCTGTCCGAGTTAGAGGTGATTCTGTTGGTGTTGTGACATGCATAGTGAGGAACTGTCCACGT GGGATTGGTTCACCAGTATTTGACAAACTTGAAGCTGAACTCGCTAAAGCTGCTATGTCATTGCCTGCAACCAAGGGCTTTCAATTTGGTAGTGGGTTTGCAG GTACCTTTTTGACTGGGAGTGAACACAATGATGAGTTCTATATAGATGAACATGGAAGGACAAGGACAAGAACAAATCGTTCTGGTGGGATACAG GGTGGAATTTCCAATGGAGAAATCATAAACATGAGAATAGCTTTCAAGCCGACATCAACTATTGCT AAGGAGCAAAATACGGTGACTCGAGATAAAAAAGAAACGACTCTGAGAGTTGGTGGTCGTCATGATCCTTGTGTTGTCCCAAGAG CTGTACCCGTGGTAGAGGCCATGGTAGGTTTGGTGCTTGTGGTCCAGTTGATGGCGCAGTATGCGCAGTGTAATCTGTTTCCCGTAAACTCAGATTTGCAAGAGCCTTTGTTGCCCGTATTACAGCCAGAAGAAGTACCCTTTTGA
- the LOC107492342 gene encoding chorismate synthase, chloroplastic isoform X3 has product MASSSTCLSSKPFLGGSISSNSNLRSQSSAYVQVSLRPRIPKNFQIRAAGNTYGNHFRVTTYGESHGRGVGCVIDGCPPRIPLSESDVQVDLDRRRPGQSKITTPRKETDTCKIFSGVFEGLTTGTPIHVFVPSTDQRGRDYSELSSGYRPSHADATYDMKYGIRSVQGGGRSSARETIGRVASGAVAKKILKDFAGTEILAYVSQVHKVVLPEDLIDNETVTLDQIESNIVRCPDPEYAEKMIAAIDAVRVRGDSVGVVTCIVRNCPRGIGSPVFDKLEAELAKAAMSLPATKGFQFGSGFAGTFLTGSEHNDEFYIDEHGRTRTRTNRSGGIQGGISNGEIINMRIAFKPTSTIAKEQNTVTRDKKETTLRVGGRHDPCVVPRAVPVVEAMVGLVLVVQLMAQYAQCNLFPVNSDLQEPLLPVLQPEEVPF; this is encoded by the exons ATGGCTTCTTCTTCTACCTGTCTCTCTTCGAAGCCATTCCTCGGCGGTTCCATCTCTTCCAATTCCAACCTCCGATCCCAATCCTCCGCTTACGTTCAAGTCTCCCTCCGCCCTCGCATTCCCAAAAACTTCC AGATACGGGCGGCTGGGAATACCTATGGAAATCACTTCCGTGTGACAACATATGGAGAGTCTCATGGGAGAGGTGTTGGTTGTGTCATTGATGGGTGTCCTCCTCGCATCCCTCTCTCCGAGTCTGACGTGCAAGTTGATCTTGACAGAAG GAGGCCAGGCCAAAGCAAAATTACAACTCCTAGAAAGGAGACTGATACGTGTAAAATATTTTCAGGAGTCTTCGAAG GACTTACTACTGGAACTCCAATCCATGTATTTGTACCTAGTACTGATCAAAGAGGACGT GACTATAGTGAGTTGTCATCAGGTTATAGGCCTTCCCATGCTGATGCAACCTACGACATGAAGTATGGTATCAGATCAGTTCAG GGGGGTGGTAGATCTTCTGCAAGAGAAACCATTGGAAGGGTTGCTTCTGGTGCTGTTGCTAAAAAAATCCTTAAGGATTTTGCAGGAACTGAG ATTCTTGCATATGTGTCTCAAGTTCACAAGGTTGTTCTGCCAGAGGACTTAATTGATAATGAGACTGTGACACTTGATCAG ATCGAGAGCAACATTGTTCGATGTCCTGACCCTGAATATGCAGAGAAGATGATAGCTGCTATTGATGCTGTCCGAGTTAGAGGTGATTCTGTTGGTGTTGTGACATGCATAGTGAGGAACTGTCCACGT GGGATTGGTTCACCAGTATTTGACAAACTTGAAGCTGAACTCGCTAAAGCTGCTATGTCATTGCCTGCAACCAAGGGCTTTCAATTTGGTAGTGGGTTTGCAG GTACCTTTTTGACTGGGAGTGAACACAATGATGAGTTCTATATAGATGAACATGGAAGGACAAGGACAAGAACAAATCGTTCTGGTGGGATACAG GGTGGAATTTCCAATGGAGAAATCATAAACATGAGAATAGCTTTCAAGCCGACATCAACTATTGCT AAGGAGCAAAATACGGTGACTCGAGATAAAAAAGAAACGACTCTGAGAGTTGGTGGTCGTCATGATCCTTGTGTTGTCCCAAGAG CTGTACCCGTGGTAGAGGCCATGGTAGGTTTGGTGCTTGTGGTCCAGTTGATGGCGCAGTATGCGCAGTGTAATCTGTTTCCCGTAAACTCAGATTTGCAAGAGCCTTTGTTGCCCGTATTACAGCCAGAAGAAGTACCCTTTTGA
- the LOC107492347 gene encoding short-chain dehydrogenase reductase 3b isoform X1, which produces MSKQRLEGKVAIVTGGASGIGAEAATLFVENGALVVIADVNDELGLQVASSIGVEKVSYHHCDVRDEKQVEETVAFAIKKYGSLDIMFSNAGIAGSFYNILDLDLNDFDNTIAVNVRGAAACIKHAARVMVERKTRGSIICTASTASVVALCGDSAPYGYNTSKHSLLGLVRSACGELGAYGIRVNSISPSYVATPLACEALGMEASEVESAVVAGANLQGIVLKPIHVAQTALFLASDESAYISGHNLVVDGGLLAVNSPVSKK; this is translated from the exons ATGTCTAAGCAAAG GTTGGAAGGCAAGGTTGCAATTGTGACCGGGGGAGCAAGTGGAATAGGAGCAGAAGCAGCGACGTTATTTGTGGAAAACGGTGCACTTGTCGTTATAGCAGATGTTAACGATGAATTAGGGCTTCAAGTTGCAAGTTCCATTGGCGTAGAAAAGGTGAGTTACCATCACTGCGACGTTAGAGACGAGAAACAAGTTGAAGAAACCGTTGCTTTCGCTATCAAGAAATATGGAAGCCTAGATATCATGTTCAGTAACGCTGGAATTGCAGGCTCTTTCTATAACATACTTGATTTGGATTTGAATGACTTTGATAATACAATAGCTGTGAATGTTCGTGGAGCAGCGGCGTGTATTAAACACGCGGCACGTGTCATGGTGGAACGAAAGACACGTGGCTCCATAATTTGCACTGCTAGTACAGCTTCTGTGGTTGCACTTTGTGGCGATTCAGCTCCTTATGGTTATAACACATCCAAACATAGTCTTTTGGGTCTTGTGCGTTCGGCGTGTGGTGAGCTTGGAGCTTATGGGATTAGGGTCAATTCGATTTCACCTTCTTACGTGGCCACACCTTTGGCATGTGAAGCTCTTGGTATGGAAGCAAGCGAAGTTGAAAGTGCTGTTGTTGCCGGTGCCAATTTGCAGGGGATTGTGTTGAAGCCAATTCATGTTGCACAAACGGCTTTGTTTCTTGCTTCTGATGAATCTGCTTATATTAGTGGACACAATTTGGTCGTTGACGGAGGTTTGTTAGCCGTTAATAGCCCTGTTTCaaaaaagtaa
- the LOC107492342 gene encoding chorismate synthase, chloroplastic isoform X1: MLQPWWNGSRTATREEADAEAGSAAFVPAEAATTIGRRLSSLMQKIQNRILIVPCQKNNLGTKPFLGGSISSNSNLRSQSSAYVQVSLRPRIPKNFQIRAAGNTYGNHFRVTTYGESHGRGVGCVIDGCPPRIPLSESDVQVDLDRRRPGQSKITTPRKETDTCKIFSGVFEGLTTGTPIHVFVPSTDQRGRDYSELSSGYRPSHADATYDMKYGIRSVQGGGRSSARETIGRVASGAVAKKILKDFAGTEILAYVSQVHKVVLPEDLIDNETVTLDQIESNIVRCPDPEYAEKMIAAIDAVRVRGDSVGVVTCIVRNCPRGIGSPVFDKLEAELAKAAMSLPATKGFQFGSGFAGTFLTGSEHNDEFYIDEHGRTRTRTNRSGGIQGGISNGEIINMRIAFKPTSTIAKEQNTVTRDKKETTLRVGGRHDPCVVPRAVPVVEAMVGLVLVVQLMAQYAQCNLFPVNSDLQEPLLPVLQPEEVPF; this comes from the exons ATGCTACAGCCGTGGTGGAATGGGTCAAGGACTGCAACCAGGGAGGAGGCAGATGCAGAGGCAGGTTCGGCGGCGTTTGTGCCAGCGGAAGCTGCTACAACTATAGGg AGGCGTCTTTCTTCGTTGATGCAGAAAATCCAGAACAGGATTCTGATTGTCCCTTGCCAAAAG AATAATTTAGGAACTAAG CCATTCCTCGGCGGTTCCATCTCTTCCAATTCCAACCTCCGATCCCAATCCTCCGCTTACGTTCAAGTCTCCCTCCGCCCTCGCATTCCCAAAAACTTCC AGATACGGGCGGCTGGGAATACCTATGGAAATCACTTCCGTGTGACAACATATGGAGAGTCTCATGGGAGAGGTGTTGGTTGTGTCATTGATGGGTGTCCTCCTCGCATCCCTCTCTCCGAGTCTGACGTGCAAGTTGATCTTGACAGAAG GAGGCCAGGCCAAAGCAAAATTACAACTCCTAGAAAGGAGACTGATACGTGTAAAATATTTTCAGGAGTCTTCGAAG GACTTACTACTGGAACTCCAATCCATGTATTTGTACCTAGTACTGATCAAAGAGGACGT GACTATAGTGAGTTGTCATCAGGTTATAGGCCTTCCCATGCTGATGCAACCTACGACATGAAGTATGGTATCAGATCAGTTCAG GGGGGTGGTAGATCTTCTGCAAGAGAAACCATTGGAAGGGTTGCTTCTGGTGCTGTTGCTAAAAAAATCCTTAAGGATTTTGCAGGAACTGAG ATTCTTGCATATGTGTCTCAAGTTCACAAGGTTGTTCTGCCAGAGGACTTAATTGATAATGAGACTGTGACACTTGATCAG ATCGAGAGCAACATTGTTCGATGTCCTGACCCTGAATATGCAGAGAAGATGATAGCTGCTATTGATGCTGTCCGAGTTAGAGGTGATTCTGTTGGTGTTGTGACATGCATAGTGAGGAACTGTCCACGT GGGATTGGTTCACCAGTATTTGACAAACTTGAAGCTGAACTCGCTAAAGCTGCTATGTCATTGCCTGCAACCAAGGGCTTTCAATTTGGTAGTGGGTTTGCAG GTACCTTTTTGACTGGGAGTGAACACAATGATGAGTTCTATATAGATGAACATGGAAGGACAAGGACAAGAACAAATCGTTCTGGTGGGATACAG GGTGGAATTTCCAATGGAGAAATCATAAACATGAGAATAGCTTTCAAGCCGACATCAACTATTGCT AAGGAGCAAAATACGGTGACTCGAGATAAAAAAGAAACGACTCTGAGAGTTGGTGGTCGTCATGATCCTTGTGTTGTCCCAAGAG CTGTACCCGTGGTAGAGGCCATGGTAGGTTTGGTGCTTGTGGTCCAGTTGATGGCGCAGTATGCGCAGTGTAATCTGTTTCCCGTAAACTCAGATTTGCAAGAGCCTTTGTTGCCCGTATTACAGCCAGAAGAAGTACCCTTTTGA
- the LOC107492348 gene encoding short-chain dehydrogenase reductase 3b, which yields MSSKQRLEGKVAIVTGGANGIGAEAARLFVENGALVVIADVNDELGLQVASSIGVDKVSYHHCDVRDEKQVEETVAFAIKKYGSLDIMFSNAGIAGSLCNILDYDLNDFDNTIAVNVRGAAACIKHAARVMVERKTRGSIICTASIASLVGGSGAGHGYTASKHGLVGLVRSACGELGAYGIRVNSISPYVMATPLACEALGMEASEVESAGVAGANLQGIVLKPIHVAQTALFLASDESAYISGHNLVVDGGLLAVNSPVSKK from the exons ATGTCGTCTAAGCAAAG GTTGGAAGGCAAGGTTGCAATTGTGACCGGGGGAGCAAATGGAATAGGAGCAGAAGCAGCGAGGTTATTTGTGGAAAACGGTGCACTTGTTGTTATAGCAGATGTTAACGATGAATTGGGGCTTCAAGTTGCAAGTTCCATTGGCGTAGACAAGGTGAGTTACCATCACTGCGATGTTAGAGACGAGAAACAAGTTGAAGAAACCGTTGCTTTTGCTATCAAGAAATATGGAAGCTTAGATATCATGTTCAGTAACGCTGGAATTGCAGGCTCTCTCTGTAACATACTTGATTATGATTTGAATGACTTTGATAACACAATAGCTGTGAATGTTCGTGGAGCAGCGGCGTGTATTAAGCACGCGGCACGTGTCATGGTGGAAAGAAAGACACGTGGCTCCATAATTTGCACTGCTAGTATAGCTTCTTTGGTTGGTGGCAGTGGAGCTGGTCATGGTTATACCGCATCCAAACATGGTCTTGTGGGTCTTGTGCGTTCGGCGTGTGGTGAGCTTGGAGCTTATGGAATTAGGGTCAATTCGATTTCACCTTATGTTATGGCCACACCTTTGGCATGTGAAGCTCTTGGTATGGAAGCAAGCGAAGTTGAAAGTGCTGGTGTTGCTGGTGCTAATTTGCAGGGGATTGTGTTGAAGCCAATTCATGTTGCACAAACTGCTTTGTTTCTTGCTTCTGATGAATCGGCTTATATTAGTGGACACAATTTGGTCGTTGACGGAGGCTTGTTAGCCGTTAATAGCCctgtttcaaaaaaataa
- the LOC107492344 gene encoding uncharacterized protein LOC107492344 translates to MALEIEWYDIVCFGIVCVAFVGALWVLWMNEGASNRVFESMYESLLVTQPDNEVVVTVLPSGHVSTSQLWTSCWVGLNPFWLLLTRFLSFVIMVLFLAWDVVTYDATIFVYYTEWTFTLVIIYFGMGTMVSAHGCWNFCSKSTIDSVKQTNGSVKLESRYAKVEFQQRAGFLGYLMQTTYQTCAGAVILTDVVFWVVIVPFLSISHLRLNMLMGCMHALNVVFLFLDTALNNLPFPWFRFSYFVIWSCGYIIFQWAIHACGFPWWPYPFLELNNKWAPLWYFCLAVIHIPCYGVYFLIVKAKNTLLSRLFPHAFFRPN, encoded by the exons ATGGCACTAGAGATAGAATGGTATGACATAGTGTGCTTTGGTATTGTTTGTGTGGCCTTTGTAGGTGCATTATGGGTGCTGTGGATGAATGAAGGTGCCTCCAATAGAGTTTTTGAGAGCATGTATGAGAGCCTTCTTGTGACTCAACCTGACAATGAAGTTGTTGTGACCGTTTTGCCCTCTGGCCATGTTAGCACCTCTCAGTTATGGACCAGTTGTTGGGTTGGATTGAACCCTTTCTGGCTCTTACTCACACGTTTCCTTTCGTTTGTGATCATGGTTCTTTTCTTAGCCTGGGATGTTGTCACGTACGATGCAACCATCTTTGTTTACTACACTGA GTGGACTTTCACATTGGTCATCATATATTTTGGG ATGGGGACCATGGTTTCTGCACATGGATGTTGGAATTTCTGTAGCAAATCAACCATTGACAGTGTGAAACAAACAAATGGTTCTGTTAAGTTAGAAAGCCGCTATGCAAAAGTGGAGTTTCAACAAAGAGCAGGTTTCTTGGGTTACCTAATGCAAACCACATATCAG ACATGTGCAGGGGCTGTGATCCTAACAGACGTTGTATTTTGGGTTGTTATAGTCCCATTCTTATCTATATCTCACTTAAGACTAAACATG TTGATGGGTTGCATGCATGCTTTAAATGTAGTTTTCCTCTTCTTGGATACAGCTCTGAATAATCTC cCATTTCCTTGGTTTAGATTCTCATATTTTGTAATCTGGAGCTGTGGTTACATTATTTTCCAATGGGCCATCCACGCATGTGGTTTTCCATG GTGGCCATACCCATTTCTTGAGCTAAATAACAAGTGGGCTCCTCTCTG GTATTTTTGCTTGGCGGTAATTCACATCCCCTGTTATGGAGTGTATTTCTTGATTGTGAAAGCCAAAAATACACTTCTTTCCAGATTGTTCCCTCATGCATTCTTCAGGCCAAACTAG
- the LOC107492347 gene encoding short-chain dehydrogenase reductase 3b isoform X2 translates to MSKQRLEGKVAIVTGGASGIGAEAARLFVENGALVVIADVNDELGLQVASSIGVDKVSYHHCDVRDEKQVEETVAFAIKKYGSLDIMFSNAGIAGSFYNILDLDLNDFDNTIAVNVRGAAACIKHAARVMVERKTRGSIICTASTASVVALCGDSAPYGYNTSKHSLLGLVRSACGELGAYGIRVNSISPSYVATPLACEALGMEASEVESAVVAGANLQGIVLKPIHVAQTALFLASDESAYISGHNLVVDGGLLAVNSPVSKK, encoded by the exons ATGTCTAAGCAAAG GTTGGAAGGCAAGGTTGCAATTGTGACCGGGGGAGCAAGTGGAATAGGAGCAGAAGCAGCGAGATTATTTGTGGAAAACGGTGCACTTGTAGTTATAGCAGATGTTAACGATGAATTGGGGCTTCAAGTTGCAAGTTCCATTGGCGTAGACAAG GTGAGTTACCATCACTGCGACGTTAGAGACGAGAAACAAGTTGAAGAAACCGTTGCTTTCGCTATCAAGAAATATGGAAGCCTAGATATCATGTTCAGTAACGCTGGAATTGCAGGCTCTTTCTATAACATACTTGATTTGGATTTGAATGACTTTGATAATACAATAGCTGTGAATGTTCGTGGAGCAGCGGCGTGTATTAAACACGCGGCACGTGTCATGGTGGAACGAAAGACACGTGGCTCCATAATTTGCACTGCTAGTACAGCTTCTGTGGTTGCACTTTGTGGCGATTCAGCTCCTTATGGTTATAACACATCCAAACATAGTCTTTTGGGTCTTGTGCGTTCGGCGTGTGGTGAGCTTGGAGCTTATGGGATTAGGGTCAATTCGATTTCACCTTCTTACGTGGCCACACCTTTGGCATGTGAAGCTCTTGGTATGGAAGCAAGCGAAGTTGAAAGTGCTGTTGTTGCCGGTGCCAATTTGCAGGGGATTGTGTTGAAGCCAATTCATGTTGCACAAACGGCTTTGTTTCTTGCTTCTGATGAATCTGCTTATATTAGTGGACACAATTTGGTCGTTGACGGAGGTTTGTTAGCCGTTAATAGCCCTGTTTCaaaaaagtaa
- the LOC107492342 gene encoding chorismate synthase, chloroplastic isoform X2, which produces MVVEESKATWVPVVAVKFVAVVDKVEDLMTVVHATAVVEWVKDCNQGGGRCRGRFGGVCASGSCYNYREASFFVDAENPEQDSDCPLPKEIRAAGNTYGNHFRVTTYGESHGRGVGCVIDGCPPRIPLSESDVQVDLDRRRPGQSKITTPRKETDTCKIFSGVFEGLTTGTPIHVFVPSTDQRGRDYSELSSGYRPSHADATYDMKYGIRSVQGGGRSSARETIGRVASGAVAKKILKDFAGTEILAYVSQVHKVVLPEDLIDNETVTLDQIESNIVRCPDPEYAEKMIAAIDAVRVRGDSVGVVTCIVRNCPRGIGSPVFDKLEAELAKAAMSLPATKGFQFGSGFAGTFLTGSEHNDEFYIDEHGRTRTRTNRSGGIQGGISNGEIINMRIAFKPTSTIAKEQNTVTRDKKETTLRVGGRHDPCVVPRAVPVVEAMVGLVLVVQLMAQYAQCNLFPVNSDLQEPLLPVLQPEEVPF; this is translated from the exons ATGGTGGTGGAGGAGTCTAAGGCAACATGGGTCCCAGTGGTCGCGGTAAAGTTCGTCGCGGTGGTGGATAAGGTGGAGGATTTGATGACGGTCGTGCATGCTACAGCCGTGGTGGAATGGGTCAAGGACTGCAACCAGGGAGGAGGCAGATGCAGAGGCAGGTTCGGCGGCGTTTGTGCCAGCGGAAGCTGCTACAACTATAGGg AGGCGTCTTTCTTCGTTGATGCAGAAAATCCAGAACAGGATTCTGATTGTCCCTTGCCAAAAG AGATACGGGCGGCTGGGAATACCTATGGAAATCACTTCCGTGTGACAACATATGGAGAGTCTCATGGGAGAGGTGTTGGTTGTGTCATTGATGGGTGTCCTCCTCGCATCCCTCTCTCCGAGTCTGACGTGCAAGTTGATCTTGACAGAAG GAGGCCAGGCCAAAGCAAAATTACAACTCCTAGAAAGGAGACTGATACGTGTAAAATATTTTCAGGAGTCTTCGAAG GACTTACTACTGGAACTCCAATCCATGTATTTGTACCTAGTACTGATCAAAGAGGACGT GACTATAGTGAGTTGTCATCAGGTTATAGGCCTTCCCATGCTGATGCAACCTACGACATGAAGTATGGTATCAGATCAGTTCAG GGGGGTGGTAGATCTTCTGCAAGAGAAACCATTGGAAGGGTTGCTTCTGGTGCTGTTGCTAAAAAAATCCTTAAGGATTTTGCAGGAACTGAG ATTCTTGCATATGTGTCTCAAGTTCACAAGGTTGTTCTGCCAGAGGACTTAATTGATAATGAGACTGTGACACTTGATCAG ATCGAGAGCAACATTGTTCGATGTCCTGACCCTGAATATGCAGAGAAGATGATAGCTGCTATTGATGCTGTCCGAGTTAGAGGTGATTCTGTTGGTGTTGTGACATGCATAGTGAGGAACTGTCCACGT GGGATTGGTTCACCAGTATTTGACAAACTTGAAGCTGAACTCGCTAAAGCTGCTATGTCATTGCCTGCAACCAAGGGCTTTCAATTTGGTAGTGGGTTTGCAG GTACCTTTTTGACTGGGAGTGAACACAATGATGAGTTCTATATAGATGAACATGGAAGGACAAGGACAAGAACAAATCGTTCTGGTGGGATACAG GGTGGAATTTCCAATGGAGAAATCATAAACATGAGAATAGCTTTCAAGCCGACATCAACTATTGCT AAGGAGCAAAATACGGTGACTCGAGATAAAAAAGAAACGACTCTGAGAGTTGGTGGTCGTCATGATCCTTGTGTTGTCCCAAGAG CTGTACCCGTGGTAGAGGCCATGGTAGGTTTGGTGCTTGTGGTCCAGTTGATGGCGCAGTATGCGCAGTGTAATCTGTTTCCCGTAAACTCAGATTTGCAAGAGCCTTTGTTGCCCGTATTACAGCCAGAAGAAGTACCCTTTTGA
- the LOC107492345 gene encoding short-chain dehydrogenase reductase 3b isoform X2 codes for MQKQRLEGKVALITGAASGIGEETVRLFAENGAYIIVADVQDDLGHQVIASIGSDRITYRHCDVRDENQVEETVNFTLEKHGRIDILFSNAGILGSLSGILDLDLKDFDNTIAINVRGVAATIKHAARAMVAKKIRGSIICTTSVAATLGGTGPHNYTTSKHALLGLVRSTCSELGGYGIRVNSVSPYGVATPLSCKPFNLGPDEVEASTLEYGNLKGVVLKARHIAEAALYLASDESGYVSGHNLVVDGGFTVVNGSFSASYNLFTNS; via the exons ATGCAGAAACAAAG GTTGGAGGGTAAGGTGGCTCTAATCACGGGAGCAGCCAGTGGAATCGGAGAAGAAACGGTGAGACTCTTCGCCGAAAACGGAGCCTATATCATCGTCGCCGATGTTCAAGACGATCTCGGTCATCAAGTCATAGCTTCAATAGGCTCCGATAGAATCACCTACCGTCACTGTGACGTGAGAGACGAGAATCAGGTTGAAGAGACCGTCAATTTCACCTTGGAAAAGCACGGCCGCATCGATATCCTCTTCAGCAACGCCGGTATACTTGGGTCCCTTTCCGGTATCCTCGACCTTGATCTCAAAGATTTCGATAACACCATTGCCATCAACGTTCGCGGAGTGGCGGCAACGATAAAGCACGCGGCACGCGCCATGGTTGCAAAGAAAATCCGCGGCTCCATCATATGCACGACGAGCGTGGCGGCCACGTTGGGCGGAACGGGTCCTCACAACTACACGACATCGAAGCACGCGCTCTTGGGGCTCGTGAGATCGACGTGCAGTGAACTTGGCGGTTATGGAATCAGAGTTAATAGTGTTTCGCCTTACGGAGTTGCAACGCCACTTTCATGTAAGCCGTTTAATCTTGGTCCTGATGAGGTAGAAGCTTCTACTTTGGAATATGGGAATCTGAAAGGGGTGGTGTTGAAGGCTCGGCATATTGCGGAGGCGGCGTTGTACCTTGCTTCAGATGAATCTGGTTACGTGAGTGGGCATAACTTGGTGGTTGATGGTGGATTCACGGTGGTTAATGGCAGCTTCTCTGCAAGTTATAATTTGTTCACGAATAGTTAG